From the genome of Paracoccus seriniphilus, one region includes:
- a CDS encoding ABC transporter permease, protein MSILDNDSLTAPEHETVLSPGQLMFRRAMTHRGLCLGGLVILAIVVIALLAPVIAPHDPYEQVLSEKLIPPVWFDNPATSWSHVLGTDHLGRDYLSRLIYGARISLLIGFAAMLISGVIGTVLGVCAGYFGGRVDMVISFIITTRLSMPVVLVALAVVTIVGSSLSVVIWVIGLLIWDRFAVVMRSATQQVRGLDFVTSAQSLGSSTARILFTEVLPNISNQIIVIATLEMAHAILLEAALSFLGLGVQPPTPSWGLMISDAKGLMFFDGWLIAVPGVALFVLVLAINLVGDGLRDVTAPEDRN, encoded by the coding sequence ATGAGCATTCTTGACAATGACAGCCTGACCGCCCCCGAGCATGAGACCGTTCTGTCACCGGGCCAGCTGATGTTCCGCCGCGCGATGACGCATCGCGGATTGTGCCTGGGCGGCCTGGTGATCCTGGCCATCGTGGTGATCGCATTGCTGGCCCCCGTGATTGCGCCGCATGATCCCTATGAACAGGTCCTGTCGGAAAAGCTGATCCCGCCGGTCTGGTTCGACAATCCCGCCACCAGCTGGAGCCACGTGCTGGGCACCGATCATCTGGGGCGTGACTACCTGTCGCGGCTGATCTACGGCGCGCGGATTTCCCTGCTGATCGGTTTTGCCGCCATGCTGATTTCGGGCGTGATCGGAACGGTTCTTGGGGTTTGCGCCGGATATTTCGGTGGCAGGGTCGATATGGTGATCAGCTTCATCATCACCACGCGCCTGTCGATGCCCGTGGTTCTGGTGGCGCTGGCCGTCGTCACGATTGTCGGCTCTTCGTTGTCGGTGGTGATCTGGGTCATCGGCCTGCTGATATGGGACCGCTTTGCCGTGGTGATGCGCAGCGCCACGCAACAGGTCCGCGGTCTGGATTTCGTCACCTCGGCACAGTCGCTTGGCAGTTCCACCGCGCGCATCCTGTTTACCGAGGTCCTGCCCAATATCTCGAACCAGATCATCGTGATCGCCACGCTGGAAATGGCCCATGCGATCCTGCTGGAGGCGGCCCTGTCCTTTCTGGGGCTTGGGGTGCAGCCGCCGACGCCCAGCTGGGGGCTGATGATTTCGGACGCAAAGGGGCTGATGTTCTTCGACGGCTGGCTGATCGCCGTGCCCGGGGTCGCGCTGTTCGTCCTGGTGCTGGCAATCAATCTGGTCGGCGACGGCCTGCGTGATGTCACCGCTCCCGAGGATCGCAACTGA
- a CDS encoding ABC transporter substrate-binding protein, with the protein MKFGSTALWAALVLTTALPAVAGKADDTLNWATDKEVAVVDPYFSVTRELVIMGQMGWDGLVLFNNETGEFDPLLAKSWEWQSNTVVDFDLRDDVVFHDGSKFDADDVVYTINFLADPSNGVPAQSVVNWMKGATKLGQYKVRLELREPFANAFAYLANEIMIMPEGFYDNAPVGADGTRDLSALTPTGTGPYKVADIKTGDYILWDKNDDYFSGGPKGTPEIGHINFRAIKESNTQLAELMTGGLDWAWDVPKEQADRLEQSGQVTVVNEKTLRIAYLAFDVDGSSGQTFFTDQKVREAVAHAIDRDSIAVELVGAASEAIDSACHPDQFGCTQDVVHYDYNPEKAKELLAEAGYPDGFEFDLYGYRQREIAEAIIGDLSAVGIKANLNWLQYSSLLEKVQDGKTPVNFMTWGSSSIYDVAAITSHFFKGGPDDPAKDPRTAEALQRGDTSIDPEVRKEAYAEALGIIADEIYWLPLFSYAKYYAFSNDLEFTPTPDEIPRLYAARWK; encoded by the coding sequence ATGAAATTCGGCTCCACGGCCCTTTGGGCTGCGCTTGTGTTGACGACGGCCCTGCCCGCAGTGGCGGGCAAGGCGGATGACACGCTGAACTGGGCGACGGACAAGGAGGTTGCCGTTGTCGACCCCTATTTCAGCGTCACCCGAGAGCTTGTCATCATGGGGCAGATGGGTTGGGATGGCCTGGTCCTGTTCAACAATGAGACCGGTGAATTCGATCCCCTGCTGGCCAAGAGCTGGGAATGGCAAAGCAATACCGTCGTGGATTTCGATCTGCGCGACGACGTCGTGTTCCATGATGGCAGCAAATTTGATGCTGACGATGTGGTCTATACGATCAACTTCCTGGCAGATCCATCCAACGGAGTTCCTGCCCAGTCCGTCGTGAACTGGATGAAGGGCGCGACCAAGCTGGGCCAATACAAGGTGCGGCTGGAACTGCGCGAACCCTTTGCCAATGCTTTTGCCTATCTGGCGAATGAAATCATGATCATGCCCGAGGGGTTCTATGACAACGCTCCGGTCGGTGCGGATGGAACGCGCGATCTTTCGGCGCTGACCCCGACAGGGACAGGCCCCTACAAGGTCGCGGACATCAAGACCGGCGACTACATCCTGTGGGACAAGAACGACGACTATTTTTCCGGTGGCCCCAAGGGCACGCCTGAAATTGGCCATATCAATTTCCGTGCCATCAAGGAATCCAACACCCAGCTTGCCGAACTGATGACCGGGGGGCTGGACTGGGCATGGGATGTGCCCAAGGAACAGGCCGACCGGCTGGAACAAAGCGGCCAGGTCACGGTGGTCAATGAAAAGACGCTGCGCATCGCCTATCTGGCCTTTGATGTCGACGGAAGCTCGGGGCAGACATTCTTCACGGATCAGAAGGTGCGCGAGGCTGTGGCCCATGCCATCGACAGGGATTCCATCGCGGTGGAACTGGTTGGTGCCGCGTCCGAAGCAATCGACTCGGCCTGCCATCCCGATCAGTTCGGCTGCACGCAGGATGTCGTGCATTACGACTATAACCCCGAGAAGGCGAAGGAACTTCTGGCCGAGGCCGGCTATCCTGATGGTTTCGAGTTCGATCTATATGGCTATCGTCAGCGTGAAATCGCGGAAGCCATCATCGGCGATCTGTCTGCCGTCGGCATCAAGGCCAATCTGAACTGGCTTCAATACAGTTCGCTGCTGGAAAAGGTCCAGGACGGCAAGACGCCGGTCAATTTCATGACCTGGGGTTCCAGTTCGATTTACGATGTCGCGGCGATCACCAGCCATTTCTTCAAGGGCGGGCCGGATGATCCGGCAAAGGACCCGCGCACGGCCGAGGCCCTGCAACGCGGTGACACTTCCATTGATCCCGAGGTCCGCAAGGAGGCCTATGCCGAAGCTCTGGGGATCATTGCCGACGAGATCTATTGGCTGCCGCTGTTCTCCTATGCGAAATACTATGCCTTCTCGAATGATCTGGAGTTCACCCCGACACCGGACGAGATTCCCCGGCTCTATGCCGCCAGATGGAAGTGA
- a CDS encoding transposase family protein, producing the protein MLTLYFDNLGKRLWMMSWFSRGDFRPAGLSAEQVELIGNTIRVHARSAKTAATCPRCDTVSRHIHSRYRRQPADLPAYGRAVELVLLVR; encoded by the coding sequence ATGCTGACGCTATATTTCGACAATCTTGGGAAAAGGTTGTGGATGATGTCATGGTTTTCTCGAGGGGATTTTCGGCCCGCAGGACTCAGTGCCGAACAGGTTGAACTGATTGGGAACACAATCCGGGTCCACGCCCGTTCCGCTAAAACCGCGGCGACCTGTCCGCGCTGTGATACGGTTTCACGCCATATACATAGCCGATATCGGCGTCAGCCTGCCGACCTTCCGGCGTATGGCCGGGCGGTGGAACTGGTCTTGTTGGTCCGATGA
- a CDS encoding ABC transporter ATP-binding protein, with product MTDTTTPILSIRNLTVALPVRIERDNAVDNLTFDVRPREILCVVGESGSGKSITSLATMGLLSPSLKVTGGEILFDGRNVLELEPGEHNALRGDRMAMIFQEPMTALNPAYTVGHQIEEVFRVHRSLGAAERRQRTLKLLEEVRLPDPERLFESYPHQLSGGQRQRIMIAMSLALDPKLLIADEPTTALDVTTQAQILRLLKQLNSKHDAGIMFITHDFSVVAEIADRVVVMRQGQIVEQGTADEVLNHPRHPYTRSLIDAVPRPAESPDKAAVENPVVIQVDHLQKTFHSAGGMFSKGRSVAAVRDVSFKVRRGETLGIVGESGSGKTTLVRCLMRLMDPDSGSINISGVDFASKTAGELRAHRKDIQIVFQDPYGSLNPRRTIGSQLIQGAVNFGVSRKEAWRRVYELLEIVRMPKYSVHRYPSQFSGGQRQRLCIARALVVNPKVLIADEAVSALDVSIQREVLKLINDIRDRLGLTVIFITHDLRVAAQVCDEVLVMKHGEVVERGGVGQIFKAPQHDYTRALLAAQPGQDWVIPDMAEFSEQMDEVVGQ from the coding sequence ATGACGGATACAACCACACCCATTCTTTCGATACGCAACCTGACGGTGGCGCTGCCGGTCAGGATCGAGCGTGACAATGCTGTCGACAACCTGACCTTCGACGTCAGACCGCGCGAGATCCTTTGCGTGGTTGGTGAATCGGGATCAGGGAAGTCCATCACCTCGCTTGCGACCATGGGGCTTCTGTCGCCCAGCCTGAAGGTGACGGGCGGAGAAATCCTGTTCGACGGCCGCAATGTGCTGGAGCTTGAACCCGGCGAACACAACGCGCTGCGCGGCGACCGGATGGCGATGATCTTTCAGGAGCCAATGACCGCCCTGAACCCGGCATATACCGTCGGCCACCAGATCGAAGAGGTGTTTCGTGTTCACAGGTCACTTGGCGCGGCCGAGCGGCGCCAGCGGACGCTGAAACTGCTGGAGGAGGTCCGTCTTCCCGATCCCGAACGGTTGTTCGAATCCTATCCGCATCAGTTGTCTGGCGGCCAGCGTCAGCGGATCATGATCGCCATGTCGCTTGCGCTGGATCCCAAGCTGCTGATTGCCGACGAGCCGACGACCGCGCTGGATGTCACCACCCAGGCGCAAATTCTGCGGCTGTTGAAACAGCTGAATTCCAAACATGATGCGGGCATCATGTTCATCACCCATGACTTCAGCGTCGTGGCGGAAATCGCCGATCGCGTCGTGGTGATGCGTCAGGGACAGATCGTGGAGCAGGGCACCGCCGACGAGGTGCTGAACCATCCCAGGCACCCCTATACCAGATCGCTGATCGACGCCGTGCCCCGGCCTGCGGAAAGCCCCGACAAGGCGGCTGTCGAAAATCCCGTCGTGATTCAGGTGGATCATCTGCAAAAGACCTTTCACAGCGCGGGCGGGATGTTCAGCAAGGGGCGCAGCGTCGCCGCCGTGCGCGATGTCTCGTTCAAGGTGCGCCGGGGCGAGACCCTGGGCATCGTCGGGGAATCGGGGTCGGGCAAGACCACGCTGGTGCGCTGCCTGATGCGGCTGATGGATCCCGACAGCGGCAGCATCAATATCTCGGGCGTGGATTTCGCCAGCAAGACCGCGGGTGAACTGCGCGCACATCGCAAGGATATCCAGATCGTCTTTCAGGATCCCTATGGCTCGCTCAATCCGCGCCGCACGATTGGCAGCCAGCTGATACAGGGCGCGGTAAATTTCGGTGTCTCGCGCAAAGAGGCATGGCGGCGCGTCTACGAATTGCTGGAAATCGTGCGGATGCCGAAATATTCGGTGCATCGCTATCCCAGCCAGTTCTCGGGCGGGCAGCGCCAGCGCCTGTGCATTGCCCGTGCCCTGGTGGTGAACCCCAAGGTTCTGATCGCGGATGAGGCGGTCTCGGCGCTTGATGTCTCGATCCAGCGCGAGGTGCTTAAGCTGATCAATGATATTCGCGACCGGCTGGGCCTGACAGTCATCTTCATCACCCATGATCTGCGCGTGGCCGCCCAGGTCTGCGACGAGGTGCTGGTGATGAAGCATGGCGAGGTGGTGGAACGGGGCGGTGTCGGGCAGATCTTCAAGGCGCCCCAGCATGACTATACCCGTGCCTTGCTCGCCGCGCAGCCAGGGCAGGATTGGGTCATTCCCGACATGGCGGAATTTTCTGAGCAAATGGACGAGGTCGTTGGGCAATGA
- a CDS encoding LysR substrate-binding domain-containing protein, whose translation MLRFNLRQIEAFRAVIQTGNMTLAGELLGVTQPAISRLIRDLEEEYSLQLFVRQAGRIEPTKDAIALHAEVERCYGELEQMVKFATDLGSFRRRRLRIAAIVGHSYFFLPEVIKSFHARCPDVVINLRSGSSSEVVEHIERGRSDIGLALLPPEVHGVVIREMPETNLVCVMPKAHPLEKCEKVTPQDLDGIPLLLISENSLMRKRLLQAFKEAEVQPNVIMESTYTGPICSLVASGMGVSVMDFLTADAYSDLDIEIRPFSPSIPCELKLVLPGSQVESQPARIFIEMLREHVR comes from the coding sequence GTGCTGCGTTTCAACCTGAGACAGATCGAAGCTTTCCGCGCGGTGATTCAGACCGGCAACATGACCCTGGCCGGAGAGTTGCTGGGCGTCACCCAGCCGGCCATCAGCCGTCTCATCCGCGATCTCGAAGAGGAATATTCGCTGCAGCTTTTCGTCAGGCAGGCCGGACGCATCGAACCCACCAAGGACGCGATTGCCCTGCATGCCGAGGTCGAAAGATGCTATGGTGAACTGGAGCAGATGGTCAAATTCGCCACCGATCTGGGGTCATTTCGACGCCGCCGGCTGCGCATCGCCGCGATCGTGGGCCATTCCTATTTCTTCCTGCCCGAGGTGATCAAGAGCTTCCATGCCCGCTGTCCCGATGTCGTCATCAATCTGCGCAGCGGGTCCTCTTCCGAGGTCGTCGAACATATCGAAAGAGGCCGAAGCGATATCGGGCTGGCCTTGCTGCCCCCGGAGGTGCACGGGGTGGTCATCCGCGAAATGCCCGAGACAAACCTTGTCTGCGTCATGCCCAAGGCCCATCCCCTGGAAAAATGCGAAAAGGTCACGCCACAGGATCTCGACGGTATTCCGCTGCTGCTGATTTCCGAGAACAGCCTCATGCGCAAGCGCCTGCTGCAGGCCTTCAAGGAGGCAGAGGTGCAACCCAATGTCATCATGGAATCGACCTATACCGGCCCGATCTGCAGCCTGGTCGCCAGCGGGATGGGCGTTTCGGTCATGGATTTCCTGACCGCCGACGCCTATTCGGATCTGGACATTGAAATCCGCCCCTTCAGCCCCAGCATTCCTTGCGAACTGAAGCTGGTTCTGCCCGGATCACAAGTGGAATCTCAGCCCGCAAGGATCTTTATCGAGATGTTGAGGGAACATGTGCGCTAG
- a CDS encoding transglutaminase family protein, translated as MRNPFLERRVRRADLSALQRVERLAKRRARQSGRITPSLIHIDARAVFLEPHWTPILACLDIVHTTTYQYRHAVSLGPHRLMLRPRETRELRLFSHDLSITPTAAVTWAHDVAGNAIATAIFDGPTDHLVIESRASVELTAPAWPVFAIATSAIQYPFVYAADEWTDLGALTVPQYGDVDGRLARWIDGFVMARPTDTLSLLKDISNGVFIQISYQSRDDEGTQSPNETLERGWGSCRDFAVLLAEAARRLGLGARIVSGYLSDPETSLVGSAGSGSTHAWVEIFIPGAGWIAFDPTNRSVGSGNLVPLAVARNIAQVTPVAGTFLGSTSDLLSMEVVVRVKNASSPNDSFPAQSGRADIALA; from the coding sequence GTGCGAAACCCTTTTCTGGAGCGAAGGGTTCGGAGAGCGGATCTGTCGGCGCTGCAAAGGGTTGAACGCCTGGCAAAACGCCGTGCCCGTCAGTCCGGGCGCATCACGCCGTCGCTGATCCACATCGACGCGCGTGCCGTCTTCCTCGAACCACACTGGACCCCCATTTTGGCCTGCCTCGACATCGTTCATACCACGACCTACCAATACCGTCATGCGGTCTCTCTCGGACCGCACAGGCTAATGCTGCGTCCGCGCGAAACGCGGGAACTGCGACTGTTCTCGCACGATCTGTCCATTACGCCGACGGCAGCCGTTACCTGGGCGCATGATGTGGCTGGCAACGCCATCGCCACGGCCATCTTTGACGGTCCGACAGATCATCTGGTGATCGAAAGCCGCGCCAGCGTGGAACTGACCGCGCCAGCCTGGCCGGTCTTTGCCATCGCGACCTCGGCCATCCAGTACCCCTTTGTCTACGCCGCCGACGAATGGACGGACCTTGGTGCGTTGACGGTGCCACAATACGGCGATGTCGATGGCCGCCTTGCCAGATGGATCGACGGCTTTGTCATGGCGCGTCCGACCGACACGCTGTCTTTGCTGAAGGACATCAGCAATGGCGTGTTCATACAGATTTCCTATCAGAGCCGAGATGACGAAGGCACCCAGTCGCCCAACGAGACTCTCGAAAGGGGATGGGGCTCGTGCCGCGATTTCGCGGTCCTGCTTGCAGAGGCAGCCCGCCGTCTTGGCCTGGGGGCCCGCATCGTCTCGGGCTATCTCTCCGACCCCGAAACAAGCCTCGTTGGGTCGGCGGGTTCAGGATCTACACATGCCTGGGTCGAGATATTCATCCCCGGCGCCGGTTGGATTGCCTTCGATCCAACGAACCGGAGCGTCGGGTCCGGAAACCTGGTGCCGCTTGCCGTTGCCCGGAACATCGCGCAGGTCACCCCGGTGGCTGGCACGTTCCTTGGTTCGACTTCCGATCTTCTTTCGATGGAAGTCGTGGTGAGGGTGAAGAATGCTTCGTCCCCAAACGACTCGTTTCCAGCCCAAAGCGGAAGGGCGGACATCGCGCTTGCCTGA
- a CDS encoding recombinase family protein, protein MGGYVPLGYDVVDRKLIVNEAEAAQIRTMFELFARSDSTAAVIRELNARGTRSKRSRPIDHGALYKLLHDRIYRGEITHKGET, encoded by the coding sequence ATGGGCGGCTACGTGCCGCTCGGCTACGACGTGGTCGACCGCAAGCTGATCGTGAACGAGGCCGAGGCGGCGCAGATTCGCACCATGTTCGAGCTCTTCGCGCGGTCGGATTCCACCGCCGCCGTGATCCGGGAGCTGAACGCCCGCGGCACCCGGTCAAAGCGCAGCCGGCCCATCGATCACGGGGCGCTCTACAAGCTGCTCCACGACCGCATCTACCGCGGCGAGATCACCCACAAGGGCGAGACCTAA
- a CDS encoding GMC family oxidoreductase, with amino-acid sequence MSKPDYDFIIIGAGSTGCVLANRLSARAGLRVLLLEAGPKDRNPWIHIPIGYYRTMDDSRINWGYRTEDVPNSAGRSFDWPRGKVLGGCSSINGLVYARGQAEDFDHWRQLGNTGWSYEDVLPYFRRAEGATIDGLDEDYHGRDGPLGVSRASANPLCDAYIAAAEQAGIPANPDYNGRQQEGAGYFQVTTRNGWRSSAATAYLRPIRKRPNLHVQTDTMVRRLIVEGRRVSGVEVEHRGRIKVLRAGREVLLSAGAINSPKILQLSGIGEAGMLRNLGIEVQHDLPGVGENLQDHYTCRSTYRCSQPVTVNDEVRHWTGKVAVALRWLKDRGGPMSLSAGQVGVFARTRPDVVSPDVQFHFMRFSAQKRGRNLDRHSGFTVTMCQLRPESRGHVRITSADHRVAPSIQPNYLDSGTDCETMVAGMKLVRRVAAQEALADYISEEIRPGPDVTRDEEMLDYVRANGASIFHPSSTCRMGTDREAVVDPRLRLHGLAGLRIADASIMPTLVSANTNAACIMIGEKAADMILAEIS; translated from the coding sequence ATGAGCAAGCCGGACTATGATTTCATCATCATCGGGGCCGGCTCGACCGGCTGCGTGCTGGCCAATCGTCTGTCGGCCAGGGCCGGGCTGCGCGTGCTGTTGCTGGAGGCCGGGCCAAAGGACCGAAATCCCTGGATCCACATCCCGATCGGATACTACCGGACGATGGATGATTCCCGCATAAACTGGGGCTATCGCACCGAAGATGTGCCGAATTCGGCGGGCCGCAGTTTTGATTGGCCCCGCGGCAAGGTTCTGGGCGGCTGCAGTTCCATCAACGGGCTGGTCTATGCACGTGGTCAGGCCGAGGATTTCGATCACTGGCGCCAGCTTGGCAATACCGGCTGGAGCTACGAGGATGTGTTGCCCTATTTCCGCAGGGCCGAAGGGGCCACCATCGATGGCCTCGACGAAGACTATCACGGGCGTGACGGGCCACTGGGGGTCAGCCGCGCCAGCGCAAACCCGCTGTGCGATGCCTATATCGCGGCGGCAGAGCAGGCCGGAATTCCGGCCAACCCCGATTACAACGGACGGCAGCAGGAAGGCGCCGGATATTTCCAGGTGACGACACGCAACGGCTGGCGCAGCAGCGCGGCCACGGCCTATCTGCGCCCGATCCGTAAACGGCCGAACCTGCATGTCCAGACCGATACGATGGTGCGGCGGCTGATCGTCGAGGGGCGGCGGGTCTCGGGCGTTGAGGTCGAACACCGGGGTCGGATCAAGGTGCTGCGCGCCGGGCGCGAAGTGCTTTTGAGCGCGGGGGCCATCAATTCACCCAAGATCCTGCAGCTTTCGGGCATCGGCGAGGCCGGGATGCTGCGCAATCTGGGGATCGAGGTTCAGCACGACCTGCCGGGCGTGGGTGAGAATCTGCAGGACCATTACACCTGCCGCAGCACCTATCGCTGCAGCCAGCCGGTCACCGTCAATGACGAGGTGCGCCACTGGACGGGCAAAGTTGCCGTCGCGCTACGCTGGTTGAAGGATCGTGGCGGACCGATGTCGCTGAGCGCGGGGCAGGTGGGCGTATTCGCCCGCACGCGGCCCGATGTCGTCTCGCCGGATGTGCAGTTCCATTTCATGCGCTTCAGCGCGCAGAAACGCGGGCGCAACCTTGATCGGCATTCTGGCTTTACGGTCACCATGTGCCAGCTGCGCCCCGAAAGCCGTGGCCATGTCCGCATCACCTCGGCTGATCACCGCGTGGCACCCTCGATCCAGCCCAATTACCTCGACAGCGGCACCGACTGCGAAACCATGGTTGCGGGCATGAAACTGGTGCGCCGGGTGGCCGCGCAGGAGGCATTGGCGGATTACATCAGCGAGGAAATCCGGCCCGGCCCGGATGTGACCCGAGACGAGGAAATGCTGGACTATGTGCGTGCCAATGGGGCCTCGATCTTTCACCCCAGCTCAACCTGCCGCATGGGCACCGACAGAGAAGCCGTCGTCGATCCGCGCCTGCGTTTGCACGGGTTGGCCGGGCTGCGGATTGCCGATGCCTCGATCATGCCGACGCTGGTGTCGGCCAATACCAATGCGGCCTGCATCATGATCGGCGAAAAGGCTGCCGACATGATCCTGGCGGAGATCTCCTGA
- a CDS encoding DUF3883 domain-containing protein: MSKVPWTDEENDLIVADYFAMLADDLAGRPYNKAEHRRALLPLLNDRSEGSIEFKHQNISAVLKGLGEDWIAGYKPAFNFQTSLIDAVARWLALHPDWLGRLPGARSADGLREAAQIWIGPPPTLSNQPPPQELDQMLHIARKFDVAGRDERNRALGRAGEERVLAHEHATLKAAGRDDLARKVRWVSEEDGDGAGYDIASYAPDGRPRLIEVKTTNGWERTPFHISRNELAVAEELRKEWCLFRLYRFSREPKAFELRPPLDAHVSLIPTTFQASFH; this comes from the coding sequence ATGTCGAAAGTGCCCTGGACCGATGAAGAAAACGATCTGATCGTCGCGGATTACTTCGCGATGCTTGCCGATGATCTGGCCGGGCGACCCTACAACAAGGCCGAGCATCGAAGGGCACTCCTACCGCTGCTGAACGACCGCTCGGAGGGATCGATCGAGTTCAAGCACCAGAACATCAGCGCGGTGCTCAAGGGGCTCGGCGAGGACTGGATCGCCGGCTACAAACCCGCCTTCAATTTCCAGACATCCCTGATCGACGCCGTAGCGCGGTGGCTGGCGCTACATCCGGATTGGCTGGGCCGGTTGCCTGGCGCGCGCTCTGCGGACGGCCTGCGCGAGGCCGCGCAGATCTGGATTGGTCCTCCGCCGACGCTCTCCAACCAGCCTCCGCCGCAGGAGCTGGACCAGATGCTGCACATCGCCAGGAAGTTCGACGTTGCCGGTCGGGACGAGCGCAACCGCGCTCTCGGCCGTGCCGGCGAAGAGCGCGTGCTGGCACATGAGCACGCCACGCTGAAAGCCGCGGGGCGCGATGACCTGGCGCGCAAGGTGCGGTGGGTGTCGGAAGAGGATGGCGACGGTGCGGGCTATGACATCGCCAGCTATGCGCCCGATGGCCGGCCGCGACTGATCGAGGTGAAGACGACGAACGGCTGGGAGCGCACGCCGTTCCACATCAGCCGCAACGAACTGGCCGTGGCCGAGGAGCTGCGCAAGGAATGGTGCCTGTTCCGGCTCTACCGGTTTTCCCGCGAGCCCAAAGCCTTCGAACTACGCCCGCCGCTCGACGCCCACGTCTCGCTGATACCGACGACGTTTCAGGCGAGCTTTCATTGA
- a CDS encoding ABC transporter permease: protein MLAFLSKRIAVAILVALTVSMITFSMNYLTGDPAIAMAGENATEADLDAIREFYGYDRPIPVQYFSWLTNALHGDLGHSHYLNQPVTDEIMARLPATMTLGLFALIFALALSIPLGVLAAIRPNSLLDRIALTTAVVGQAMPSFWFALTMMLWFGINWQILPVSGADTWAHFVMPSIALGYYITPGVMRLTRAGMLDVLRSDYIRTARAKGVSKFSLLFKHALRNAIIPVVSLAAVQFGFMLGGSIVIETIFSINGLGYLAWESIQRADLPMMQAIVLVLSFFYIALTFLADVLNAWLDPRIRMG, encoded by the coding sequence ATGTTGGCGTTCCTTTCCAAGCGGATAGCCGTTGCCATTCTGGTTGCGTTGACGGTGTCCATGATCACGTTCTCGATGAATTATCTGACCGGCGATCCGGCGATTGCCATGGCGGGCGAGAATGCGACCGAAGCAGATCTTGATGCCATCCGCGAGTTCTATGGCTATGACCGGCCGATCCCGGTGCAGTATTTCAGTTGGCTGACAAATGCGCTGCACGGGGATCTGGGGCATTCGCACTACCTCAACCAGCCCGTCACGGATGAGATCATGGCCCGATTGCCGGCCACCATGACGCTTGGTCTGTTCGCGTTGATCTTTGCACTTGCCCTGTCCATTCCCCTGGGTGTTCTGGCGGCAATCCGGCCAAACAGTCTGCTGGACCGTATCGCCCTGACCACCGCCGTGGTGGGGCAGGCGATGCCAAGCTTCTGGTTCGCGCTGACCATGATGCTGTGGTTTGGCATCAACTGGCAGATCCTGCCGGTATCGGGGGCCGACACCTGGGCGCATTTCGTCATGCCTTCGATCGCGCTTGGCTATTACATCACCCCCGGCGTCATGCGACTGACCCGTGCGGGGATGCTGGATGTCCTGCGCTCGGATTACATCCGCACCGCGCGTGCCAAGGGTGTCAGCAAGTTCTCGCTTCTCTTCAAACACGCTTTGCGCAATGCGATCATTCCGGTCGTCTCTCTGGCGGCGGTGCAGTTCGGCTTCATGCTGGGCGGCTCGATCGTGATCGAGACCATCTTCTCGATCAACGGCCTTGGGTACCTGGCCTGGGAATCGATCCAGCGGGCGGATCTGCCGATGATGCAGGCAATCGTGCTTGTGCTGAGCTTCTTCTATATCGCGCTGACATTCCTTGCCGACGTTCTGAACGCCTGGCTGGACCCGCGCATAAGGATGGGATGA